In Actinomycetota bacterium, a genomic segment contains:
- a CDS encoding NAD(P)/FAD-dependent oxidoreductase: MEEKFSMITTTSRRISYPEGRDYFVKTMYRPELDRYLAERAVQKGAELKLKTLVTGMVREGGKICGVRTEGGEEYRAPVVIGADGVMSMTARLAGLREKFGRDEVVSLCTVDYAVPRERADAVIHENCFQTYFAPGFGGLYLIVMADGVHVGGPGVTNSLVSRAVRKRINPAKEVLQMINCPPIQRQYTALDARPREWQAHMLPWMDQFNRRIYTGGFMLVGDAAGVPEPLWAEGVWQAMYSGRLAAEVAHEALQEGDTSASSLQRYCDRLEESPVGQEFIAGVQLRQLFEMLGDPVIFDEATDLLVDLSNNMLWNCQEPKAVSINRLFPILLENLPLLMGMLRVYAPILLETGGDSLRKCIEMVKGVAAMVSQMTGGEVEV, from the coding sequence ATGGAGGAGAAGTTCAGCATGATCACCACCACCTCGCGGCGCATAAGCTATCCCGAGGGACGCGACTACTTCGTGAAGACCATGTACCGGCCCGAGCTGGACCGCTACTTGGCGGAGCGCGCGGTGCAGAAGGGGGCGGAGCTCAAGCTCAAGACCCTGGTGACGGGGATGGTCCGGGAGGGAGGAAAGATCTGCGGCGTGCGTACCGAGGGGGGCGAGGAGTACCGCGCCCCGGTGGTCATCGGGGCGGACGGGGTGATGTCCATGACCGCACGCCTGGCGGGCCTGCGGGAGAAGTTCGGGCGCGACGAGGTGGTCTCGCTGTGCACCGTGGACTACGCCGTGCCCAGGGAGAGGGCGGACGCGGTCATCCACGAGAACTGCTTCCAGACCTACTTCGCCCCCGGCTTCGGCGGGCTCTACCTCATCGTCATGGCCGACGGCGTGCACGTGGGGGGACCCGGGGTGACCAACAGCCTGGTGTCCAGGGCGGTGCGCAAACGCATCAATCCCGCCAAGGAGGTACTGCAGATGATAAACTGCCCTCCCATCCAGAGGCAGTACACCGCCCTCGACGCCCGTCCCCGGGAATGGCAGGCCCACATGCTGCCCTGGATGGACCAGTTCAACCGGCGCATCTACACCGGCGGTTTCATGCTGGTGGGAGACGCGGCGGGGGTGCCCGAGCCCCTGTGGGCGGAGGGGGTGTGGCAGGCCATGTACTCGGGGCGCCTGGCGGCGGAGGTGGCCCACGAGGCCCTGCAAGAGGGCGACACCTCCGCCTCCTCCCTGCAGCGCTACTGCGACCGCCTGGAGGAGAGCCCGGTGGGGCAGGAGTTCATCGCCGGGGTGCAGCTGCGCCAGCTCTTCGAGATGCTGGGGGACCCGGTGATCTTCGACGAGGCCACCGACCTGCTGGTGGACCTGAGCAACAACATGCTCTGGAACTGCCAGGAGCCCAAGGCGGTGAGCATCAATCGGCTCTTCCCCATCCTCCTGGAGAACCTGCCCCTGCTCATGGGCATGTTGAGGGTTTACGCCCCCATCCTCCTGGAGACGGGAGGGGATAGCCTGCGCAAGTGTATAGAGATGGTCAAAGGGGTCGCGGCCATGGTCTCGCAGATGACGGGAGGGGAGGTGGAAGTATGA
- a CDS encoding 4Fe-4S binding protein: MSRKKDRGGELDKFALSEIVPAPHDFIFFDAEKCTGCTGCVVICPMDLWKMREGRARLEPDYREKCMECGSCFIACESGAIDFTYPPGGSGVVYRFA; the protein is encoded by the coding sequence ATGAGCCGGAAGAAAGACCGGGGCGGGGAGCTGGACAAGTTCGCCCTCAGCGAGATCGTCCCCGCGCCGCACGACTTCATCTTCTTCGACGCCGAGAAGTGCACGGGCTGCACGGGCTGCGTGGTCATCTGCCCCATGGACCTGTGGAAGATGCGCGAGGGCCGCGCCCGGCTGGAGCCGGATTACCGCGAGAAGTGCATGGAGTGCGGGAGCTGCTTCATCGCCTGCGAGTCCGGGGCCATCGATTTCACCTATCCGCCAGGCGGGTCGGGGGTGGTGTACAGGTTCGCGTGA